From Candidatus Methylomirabilota bacterium:
ATGCTGCCGTGGTGGAAGCGGGCGATGCTCGACTACCGGATCCGGCACACCGGGTGGTCGGGCTGGCTGCGCACGAACCGCAAGCTTCTGGCCAGCGTGGTGGAAATTATCCGGGCGAACGGGCCCATGAGCCACGGCGACCTCGAGGGACGCCGGCCGCCCCGCGGCCGCGGAGGCTGGTGGAACTGGCGACCGGCGCAGCACGCGCTGCACTACCTGTGGATGACCGGCGCGGTGACGATCCACTCACGGCGTCACTTCCAGAAGCGCTTCGACCTGATGGAGCGGACGGTGCCGGCCGCGTGGGCTGCCGAGGCGGTATCGGCCGAGCAGTTCCACCGCTGGCACATCGAGCGCTCGCTGCACGCGATGGGCGCCGCGCCGGAGATCGACCTCACCCACTACCTCACGTATCCGCGCGGCGCGACGGCCGCGCGGCGGGCCGCCCTGCGCGCGATGCAGGCGGACGGTGAGGTCGCGAGCCTCGAGGTGGAAGGCACGAAGACCCCGTGGCTCGCGCTGGCGCGTGACGTGCCGCTGCTCGCGCGGGCCGCGCGGCGGCCGGCGGCGTCGGTGGGCACCACGCTGCTCGCACCGTTCGACTCGCTCCTCTGGTACCGCGAGCGCGTCTCGCGCCTGTTCGGCTTCGACTACCGCATCGAGGTCTACACGCCGGGACCCAAGCGCGTGCACGGCTACTACACGCTGCCGATCCTGCACCACGGCCAGCTGATCGGCCGGCTCGACGCCAAGGCGCAGCGGGCCGAGCGCCGCCTGGACGTGCGCCACGTCCACTTCGAGCCCTGGGCCGCCCGCGGCCAGGCGCGCACCGCGGGCGAGCC
This genomic window contains:
- a CDS encoding crosslink repair DNA glycosylase YcaQ family protein; the protein is MPQRIVPRRAVAALFLHRQHLARPRAHRLTPARLTRFAEDVGGIQMDSINVLERAHYLTVWSRFGPYDRARLDRLVYRRRLLLEYWAHAACLVPISMLPWWKRAMLDYRIRHTGWSGWLRTNRKLLASVVEIIRANGPMSHGDLEGRRPPRGRGGWWNWRPAQHALHYLWMTGAVTIHSRRHFQKRFDLMERTVPAAWAAEAVSAEQFHRWHIERSLHAMGAAPEIDLTHYLTYPRGATAARRAALRAMQADGEVASLEVEGTKTPWLALARDVPLLARAARRPAASVGTTLLAPFDSLLWYRERVSRLFGFDYRIEVYTPGPKRVHGYYTLPILHHGQLIGRLDAKAQRAERRLDVRHVHFEPWAARGQARTAGEPAVDRDAMLAGLAETLASLARFMGADRITIERVTPARLRAPLRGQVLHYDISGTG